In the genome of Holophagales bacterium, the window TCTTCGGCGTCGCGGTCCTGAACGGCGTCGTGATGATCACGTCGATGAACCGCCTGCGCGAGGAGGGGCCACCTGGAGCTGCGGCCTTCGGTCCTGACGGGCGCCGCGACGCGGCTCAAGCCGGTCATGATGACGGCCCTCGTGGCCGCGCTCGGCTTCCTCCCGATGGCGCTCT includes:
- a CDS encoding efflux RND transporter permease subunit, with amino-acid sequence MELRPSVLTGAATRLKPVMMTALVAALGFLPMALSHGAGAEVQGRSRRSSSAGSPPRRS